Proteins co-encoded in one Paracrocinitomix mangrovi genomic window:
- a CDS encoding winged helix-turn-helix domain-containing protein — protein sequence MSKIDGLNKAFESRVRLGIMSILMVNDWVDYKVIKEKLDLTDGNLASHISGLEKLEYIEVRKRFVGKKTNTSYKTTPSGRKAFQEHINALEKLLKGM from the coding sequence TTGAGTAAAATTGACGGTTTAAATAAAGCATTTGAAAGTCGTGTAAGACTTGGTATCATGTCCATATTAATGGTCAATGACTGGGTAGACTATAAAGTGATTAAAGAAAAATTAGACCTTACTGACGGTAACCTCGCTTCTCATATCAGTGGTCTTGAAAAACTAGAATATATAGAAGTGAGAAAAAGATTCGTTGGAAAAAAAACAAACACAAGTTATAAAACAACTCCCTCTGGACGCAAAGCATTTCAAGAACACATCAACGCTCTTGAAAAGCTGCTAAAAGGAATGTAA
- a CDS encoding nitroreductase family protein, whose translation MKYNLSEITDVIKDRRTVYPEFYSDRKVHKEQIERILNNAIWAPNHGSTQPWSFKVFMEEGRQKLSDFLSNLYADKFKGDDFKEMKFNKLKNRPMMAGAVIAVSYKKDPESKIKELEEIEAVACAIQNMYLTCTAWGLGSFWASPGLIYTAEMNEFLGLDKEDKCLALFYVGYPKPDYEWPKGHRKPIEYFTEWVLE comes from the coding sequence ATGAAGTATAATTTATCAGAAATCACAGACGTTATTAAAGACCGAAGAACTGTTTATCCTGAGTTTTACTCAGATAGAAAAGTTCACAAGGAGCAGATTGAAAGAATTTTGAATAACGCTATTTGGGCCCCTAATCATGGTTCAACTCAGCCGTGGAGTTTTAAAGTTTTTATGGAAGAAGGTCGACAAAAGTTGAGCGATTTCTTGTCTAATCTTTATGCAGATAAATTTAAAGGGGACGACTTCAAAGAGATGAAGTTTAACAAACTTAAAAACAGACCTATGATGGCTGGTGCTGTAATAGCTGTTTCTTACAAAAAGGATCCTGAGAGCAAAATTAAAGAACTGGAAGAGATTGAAGCCGTTGCTTGTGCCATTCAAAACATGTATTTGACTTGTACCGCTTGGGGATTGGGAAGTTTCTGGGCTTCTCCCGGCTTGATTTACACAGCTGAAATGAATGAATTTTTAGGGCTAGATAAAGAAGATAAATGTCTTGCATTGTTCTACGTTGGCTATCCAAAACCAGATTACGAATGGCCAAAAGGACACAGAAAACCAATTGAATATTTTACTGAATGGGTGCTAGAATAG
- a CDS encoding Maf family nucleotide pyrophosphatase, producing MLNNLANKNIILASKSPRRQQLLQGLDIDFEIRTKDVEEIYPDDLENEKVPEYLSKLKAEAFKDELNDNDILITSDTVVILGDTILEKPMDRDHSLQMLRKLSGQTHTVVTGVCIQSLNKEVVFSNHTKVTFAHFSDVEIAYYVDKYQPFDKAGSYGCQEWLGYIGIDHLEGSFYSVMGIPLHQVYQALKDF from the coding sequence ATGTTAAACAACCTGGCGAATAAAAACATAATTCTGGCTTCAAAATCTCCCAGAAGACAGCAACTTTTACAAGGGTTAGATATTGATTTTGAAATCAGAACAAAAGACGTTGAGGAGATTTATCCTGATGATTTAGAAAACGAAAAAGTTCCCGAATATCTTTCCAAACTTAAAGCAGAAGCTTTCAAAGATGAATTAAATGACAATGATATTCTCATTACATCTGACACAGTAGTGATTTTAGGAGATACTATTTTAGAAAAACCAATGGACAGAGATCATTCTCTGCAAATGTTAAGAAAGTTATCAGGGCAAACGCATACAGTTGTTACAGGTGTTTGCATACAATCCCTTAACAAAGAAGTTGTTTTTTCTAATCATACAAAAGTGACATTTGCTCATTTTTCTGATGTAGAAATTGCTTATTATGTAGACAAATACCAACCATTTGATAAAGCAGGTTCATATGGATGCCAAGAGTGGTTAGGTTATATCGGAATTGATCATTTAGAAGGAAGTTTCTACAGTGTTATGGGGATTCCTTTGCATCAAGTATATCAAGCCTTAAAAGATTTTTAA
- a CDS encoding geranylgeranylglycerol-phosphate geranylgeranyltransferase: MVIAVTMCIIQSFIATHGNNKEFVPQFHSLSAQSESSGFLASNNFNLDFFLLIISVVLIAGAGNIINDYFDIKADRVNKPEKMVVEKHIKRRWAIVWNWIFNSVGLFIATYLAWIHSNMWVALIAFITINFLWFYSALYKRRIFVGNILVALLVGIVPIYVMIYNFPLKAFYFRFLENGQTMYIEIDSFFVVKVVVIIATIAFVINLMREIIKDMADIRGDMHLSARTVPISLGIKTTKTILILMLIPLLALMAFYIYDIISLNNLFSTNSLDEIINNSKGSLFINISWFVLFVVLSAVICLISFGILLTANSRSRYLISSNLLKLAMLFGMVSPLFL; encoded by the coding sequence ATGGTTATTGCAGTAACAATGTGTATTATCCAATCTTTTATTGCTACTCATGGAAATAATAAGGAATTTGTTCCTCAATTTCATAGTTTATCGGCTCAATCAGAGAGCTCAGGTTTCTTAGCAAGTAATAATTTCAATTTGGACTTTTTCTTGCTGATTATATCTGTGGTGTTGATAGCTGGGGCTGGCAATATTATCAATGACTATTTTGACATTAAAGCAGACAGGGTTAATAAACCTGAAAAAATGGTCGTTGAAAAGCACATTAAAAGACGTTGGGCAATTGTTTGGAACTGGATTTTTAATTCAGTCGGCTTATTTATTGCAACATATTTGGCCTGGATACATAGTAATATGTGGGTTGCATTAATTGCCTTTATAACGATTAACTTTCTTTGGTTTTACTCAGCTTTGTACAAAAGGAGAATCTTTGTAGGCAATATACTAGTAGCCCTTTTAGTAGGGATCGTACCTATCTATGTAATGATTTATAATTTCCCGCTTAAAGCATTCTACTTTCGATTTCTTGAAAATGGACAAACCATGTACATTGAAATAGATTCATTTTTTGTGGTTAAAGTGGTTGTAATTATTGCCACAATTGCCTTTGTAATAAACTTGATGCGTGAAATCATCAAAGACATGGCAGACATAAGAGGAGACATGCATTTATCTGCCAGGACAGTACCTATTTCTTTAGGTATCAAAACAACCAAAACAATTTTAATTTTAATGTTGATTCCGCTATTGGCATTAATGGCTTTCTACATCTATGATATCATTAGCCTTAATAATTTGTTTTCCACTAATAGTTTAGATGAAATCATTAATAATTCAAAGGGAAGTTTGTTCATCAACATCAGTTGGTTTGTGTTATTTGTTGTTCTTTCTGCAGTTATTTGCTTGATATCTTTCGGCATTTTATTAACTGCCAACTCAAGAAGCAGATATTTAATTTCATCCAATCTTTTAAAGCTAGCCATGTTATTTGGAATGGTAAGTCCTTTATTTTTGTAG
- a CDS encoding OmpA family protein yields the protein MKNLLTILFVALIASCSMAQPGKWNTKNKKAIKLVEAGMDAAHNAPIDQNGRLDFSDAINYFDKAIAKDPNFTDAYILKAEYSMRGGDPEAAIQAYHTLIAIPTFTTSTGYVYYDLANLEFANGMYKEALEHAQKYATYRTAPDDMKQENQWIILNSEFAIEAMKNPVPFDPVNVGSGVNTYDPEYFPTLTVDQNNLLFTRRVTNERTGQWQEDFFISENDNGYWKTGEPMPTNINTSFNEGAPTFAPDGKTLIFVGCAVERVGYGGNRRGYGSCDLFITQKVGTKWLDPINLPGMVNTKHWETQPSLSSDGKTLYFIRGQIRGTGGRAQRNGDIYMSKLQEDGSWGEAEKLPDNINTKYSESSCLIHPDGKTLYFSSNGHIGMGGYDLYMTQLQPDGSWSDPVNLGYPINTHHDENSLLVFADGKLAVFASDRPGGLGSLDLYQFVLPETVRPTKTIYMTGTVFDIVSRKKLGAEFSLKDLETGEEVVRSYSDPMDGSFLVSLPINKKYALFVNKEGYHPYTVNFDLVVPENSEEPYHMDVPLTPLSQPTSGEIALANVFFDLDSDKLRPESFLELNAFAAFLKANPKMKIELQGHTDSQGDDAHNMTLSQGRAKSVYNYLVQQGVDAKQLTHKGYGETRPSTFTDASGNEVKRTEEWINALPTDKAKKDAHQQNRRTVYIVLEN from the coding sequence ATGAAGAATTTACTTACAATTTTATTTGTTGCCTTGATCGCTTCTTGTAGCATGGCACAACCTGGAAAATGGAACACCAAAAACAAAAAAGCTATCAAATTAGTAGAGGCAGGAATGGATGCAGCTCACAATGCTCCGATAGATCAAAATGGTAGACTAGATTTTTCAGACGCTATCAACTACTTTGACAAAGCCATTGCAAAGGACCCAAATTTTACTGATGCGTATATCTTAAAAGCAGAATACAGCATGCGTGGTGGAGATCCTGAAGCTGCTATTCAAGCATATCATACTTTGATTGCAATTCCTACTTTCACTACTTCCACCGGTTATGTTTATTACGATTTAGCCAATCTGGAATTTGCTAATGGAATGTATAAAGAAGCATTAGAGCACGCTCAAAAATATGCTACTTATCGTACGGCTCCGGATGATATGAAACAAGAAAATCAATGGATTATTCTAAACAGTGAGTTCGCTATTGAAGCAATGAAAAACCCTGTGCCTTTTGACCCGGTAAATGTAGGTTCTGGTGTCAATACATATGATCCTGAATACTTTCCTACGCTTACGGTTGATCAAAACAATCTACTTTTTACAAGAAGAGTAACAAACGAAAGAACAGGTCAATGGCAAGAAGATTTCTTTATAAGTGAAAATGACAATGGTTATTGGAAAACAGGTGAGCCAATGCCAACCAATATCAATACCTCATTTAACGAGGGTGCACCAACATTTGCTCCTGATGGTAAAACATTGATTTTTGTCGGTTGTGCAGTAGAGAGAGTTGGATATGGTGGAAACAGAAGAGGTTATGGTAGCTGCGACTTATTCATTACTCAAAAAGTGGGAACAAAGTGGTTAGACCCAATCAATTTACCGGGAATGGTAAACACTAAACACTGGGAAACTCAACCATCACTATCATCTGACGGAAAAACACTTTATTTTATTCGTGGACAAATTAGAGGAACAGGAGGAAGAGCGCAAAGAAATGGAGACATTTACATGTCAAAGTTGCAGGAAGATGGAAGCTGGGGTGAAGCTGAAAAATTGCCGGATAACATCAATACAAAATACTCTGAATCTTCATGTTTGATTCACCCTGATGGTAAAACGCTTTACTTCTCATCAAACGGGCATATTGGAATGGGAGGATATGACTTATACATGACACAACTTCAACCGGATGGAAGCTGGAGTGATCCCGTGAATCTGGGCTACCCAATCAACACACATCATGATGAAAACTCATTATTGGTATTTGCTGATGGTAAATTGGCCGTGTTTGCTTCTGACAGACCGGGAGGTTTAGGAAGTCTTGACCTTTATCAGTTTGTATTACCGGAAACTGTAAGACCTACCAAAACTATATACATGACAGGAACTGTATTTGATATAGTAAGTAGAAAAAAATTAGGTGCAGAATTCAGTTTGAAAGATCTTGAAACCGGTGAAGAAGTTGTGAGATCATATTCTGATCCAATGGATGGTTCATTCTTGGTTTCATTACCAATTAATAAGAAATATGCTCTTTTCGTTAATAAAGAAGGCTACCATCCATACACTGTGAACTTTGATTTGGTAGTTCCAGAGAACTCTGAAGAGCCATATCACATGGATGTTCCGCTTACTCCTTTGTCTCAACCTACAAGTGGAGAAATTGCTTTGGCCAACGTATTCTTTGATTTGGATTCAGACAAATTACGTCCTGAGTCATTTTTAGAATTGAATGCATTTGCAGCATTTCTTAAAGCGAATCCTAAAATGAAAATTGAGTTACAGGGTCACACGGATTCACAAGGTGATGACGCGCACAACATGACTTTATCTCAAGGCCGTGCTAAATCTGTGTACAATTACCTTGTTCAACAAGGAGTAGATGCTAAACAGTTAACCCATAAAGGATATGGAGAAACCAGACCATCTACTTTTACAGATGCAAGTGGTAATGAAGTAAAAAGAACTGAAGAATGGATTAATGCTTTGCCAACAGATAAAGCTAAGAAAGACGCTCACCAACAAAATCGTAGAACAGTTTACATTGTGTTGGAAAACTAG
- a CDS encoding 7-carboxy-7-deazaguanine synthase QueE: MSKIPLMEDFYSLQGEGYHTGRPAYFIRLAGCDVGCVWCDVKESWDKNAHPEVEIQEIVNRVLASGTDFVVITGGEPAMYDLKDLTAALKEHQIEIAIETSGAYKLTGEIDWVCLSPKKFKQPLDEIYPLAQELKMIIFNKHDFQWAEELREKVATDCKLYLQAEWDKLNQMLPLMIDYVKKNNNWKISLQTHKFMDIP; the protein is encoded by the coding sequence ATGAGTAAAATTCCTTTAATGGAAGATTTTTATTCGCTTCAAGGCGAAGGTTATCACACAGGAAGACCTGCATATTTTATAAGGTTAGCAGGCTGTGATGTGGGATGTGTATGGTGTGATGTTAAAGAATCCTGGGATAAAAATGCCCATCCTGAGGTGGAAATTCAAGAAATCGTAAACAGGGTTTTGGCTTCAGGTACAGATTTTGTAGTTATTACAGGAGGAGAACCTGCAATGTATGATTTGAAAGACCTAACTGCTGCTTTAAAAGAGCATCAAATTGAAATAGCCATTGAGACCTCTGGAGCATATAAACTAACTGGCGAAATAGATTGGGTTTGTCTTTCACCCAAAAAATTTAAACAGCCACTTGACGAAATTTACCCTTTAGCGCAGGAGTTAAAAATGATTATATTTAACAAACATGACTTTCAATGGGCTGAAGAGTTAAGGGAAAAAGTAGCAACTGATTGCAAATTATACCTGCAAGCTGAATGGGATAAGCTAAATCAGATGTTACCCTTGATGATAGATTACGTTAAAAAGAATAATAACTGGAAAATATCCTTGCAAACTCATAAGTTCATGGATATTCCATAA
- a CDS encoding ion channel → MPTEIKDPGIGTQFDKNVKRMINADGSYNVERKGARRGFKDVFKYLLEISWTRFFLILFSSYILINILFTFIYLLVGFDNIAGIDPKNGPVFFQAFFFSIQTFTTVGYGTLSPLGVATQSIAAIEAFVGFMTFALATGLLYGRFSRPQSKLMFADNFVYSKFEDGHSFKFKLTNLRDVVLQDVEAKIICMFTIAHENGQSERKFYRLNLTIPHIEILALTWTLVHKIDEDSPFWMKSKEEIINMQPEFLVLVHGYDEVYAERTRARKSYIAQDIIWNKNFDTIFQSRKDGMIEFDVRDLNKVKDE, encoded by the coding sequence ATGCCAACAGAAATTAAAGATCCGGGAATTGGAACTCAGTTTGACAAAAATGTCAAGCGAATGATCAATGCGGATGGAAGCTATAATGTAGAAAGAAAGGGAGCAAGAAGAGGTTTCAAGGATGTCTTTAAATATCTATTGGAAATTTCATGGACAAGGTTCTTCTTGATTCTGTTCTCTTCATATATCCTAATAAACATACTTTTTACTTTCATTTATCTTTTAGTAGGCTTTGATAACATTGCTGGGATTGATCCTAAAAATGGTCCTGTATTTTTTCAGGCTTTTTTCTTTTCAATTCAAACCTTTACAACGGTAGGATATGGAACATTGTCTCCGCTTGGAGTGGCAACTCAATCTATTGCGGCAATTGAAGCCTTTGTGGGATTTATGACTTTTGCATTGGCCACTGGGTTACTTTATGGTCGTTTTTCAAGACCACAATCCAAACTGATGTTTGCTGACAATTTTGTTTACTCGAAATTTGAAGATGGCCATAGTTTTAAATTCAAACTAACCAATCTAAGAGATGTTGTTTTGCAAGACGTAGAGGCAAAAATCATTTGCATGTTTACAATTGCTCATGAAAATGGCCAATCTGAAAGAAAATTTTACAGATTAAACCTTACCATTCCTCATATTGAAATATTGGCATTAACATGGACGCTAGTGCACAAAATAGATGAAGACAGCCCTTTCTGGATGAAGAGCAAAGAAGAAATTATCAATATGCAACCGGAGTTCTTAGTACTTGTTCATGGATATGATGAAGTATACGCAGAAAGAACAAGAGCTAGAAAATCATATATCGCTCAGGACATTATTTGGAATAAGAATTTTGATACCATTTTTCAAAGTAGAAAAGATGGTATGATTGAATTTGATGTACGTGACTTAAATAAAGTAAAGGATGAGTAA
- a CDS encoding ChaN family lipoprotein, which yields MMNKIIAFLLIAFSTISVKAKDLDAYVIYTSDGKKVDFFKMMKELEDKKFVFFGELHNNPISHWLQFEVTKKLYNKHKSRLVLGAEMFEADNQYIIDEYLQGKISASSFQDEVRLWPNYDTDYKPLMEFAKAQGLYFVATNVPRRYASMAYKQGIDSLKTLSNTALQYIAPLDNFKFDSTVNCYRKMIHEFGSHGGVNIATAQALKDATMAHFILKNYSNRNVFLHFNGAYHSDFHEGIIHYLKKEVNEDKIITISTVSQESTDELEKAYYESADFIICVPETMTTTH from the coding sequence ATGATGAATAAGATAATAGCATTTCTCTTAATTGCATTTAGCACCATTTCTGTTAAAGCTAAAGATTTGGACGCATACGTAATCTACACTTCAGATGGTAAAAAAGTAGATTTCTTTAAAATGATGAAAGAGTTAGAAGACAAGAAATTTGTCTTTTTTGGGGAGCTACACAACAACCCTATTTCTCATTGGCTTCAATTTGAAGTGACAAAAAAATTATACAACAAACACAAAAGCAGATTGGTGTTGGGAGCAGAAATGTTTGAAGCAGACAATCAATATATTATAGATGAATATTTACAGGGAAAAATCTCAGCTTCTAGTTTTCAAGATGAGGTAAGATTGTGGCCCAATTATGATACCGATTATAAACCTTTAATGGAATTCGCCAAAGCTCAAGGTTTATATTTTGTAGCTACAAACGTTCCAAGAAGATATGCGTCAATGGCTTATAAACAAGGAATTGATTCGCTTAAAACATTATCAAACACAGCGCTTCAGTACATTGCACCATTAGATAATTTCAAATTTGACTCTACAGTAAATTGTTATAGAAAAATGATTCATGAATTTGGCAGTCATGGTGGTGTAAATATTGCAACAGCTCAAGCTTTGAAAGATGCAACTATGGCCCATTTTATTCTAAAAAATTACAGCAATAGAAATGTATTTCTTCACTTTAACGGAGCTTATCATTCTGACTTCCACGAAGGAATTATTCATTACTTAAAAAAGGAAGTTAATGAAGATAAAATCATCACTATTTCTACTGTATCACAAGAAAGTACAGATGAGCTGGAAAAGGCTTATTACGAATCGGCTGATTTTATAATTTGTGTTCCTGAAACAATGACAACTACTCATTAA
- a CDS encoding J domain-containing protein, with protein sequence MIGKEKYFRVLGINPTNDQGAIKRAYRKQALKYHPDRNDSADAHYQFIKITEAYEVLTGQRKVKSNHTTYKPKTKEEIFAEKVALAKERWRQYQAKEEKKDKEYYRKIAFGWTWRVFQFFAVYSALWSTLLICDYFLDGQHKSIPAGDDRVILDYRDRIVSLNKEMFHVDNEDFWIEGRGYRPIRTEYSYLFNDMRTISVLAEPMPPFNPDSHSNRRMHKYENFINKEVYQTTSVNSVYGAFPILHIIFFVPLILIIFKRPNLRFSLWRLLSIWVIFPTIVFFTFNNNRIFNLFDLIFE encoded by the coding sequence ATGATTGGCAAAGAGAAATATTTTCGAGTACTGGGAATAAATCCTACCAATGATCAAGGTGCCATCAAGCGCGCATATCGTAAACAAGCACTTAAATATCATCCTGATAGAAATGATTCTGCTGATGCTCACTATCAATTCATCAAAATAACTGAAGCTTACGAAGTTCTTACCGGACAACGAAAAGTTAAAAGTAATCACACCACCTATAAGCCTAAAACCAAGGAAGAAATCTTTGCAGAAAAGGTAGCTTTGGCCAAAGAACGTTGGAGACAATATCAAGCCAAAGAAGAAAAAAAGGATAAGGAATACTATAGAAAAATAGCCTTTGGATGGACCTGGAGAGTTTTCCAATTTTTTGCCGTTTATTCAGCTTTATGGTCAACTTTATTGATTTGTGATTATTTTCTTGATGGTCAACACAAATCCATTCCGGCAGGTGATGATAGGGTTATTTTAGATTATAGAGATCGCATAGTTTCATTAAACAAAGAAATGTTTCATGTAGACAATGAGGACTTTTGGATTGAAGGAAGAGGATACCGACCGATTAGAACAGAATATAGCTACCTGTTTAATGATATGAGAACCATTAGTGTATTGGCTGAACCAATGCCTCCATTCAACCCTGATTCTCACTCCAACAGAAGAATGCATAAGTATGAAAACTTTATAAATAAGGAGGTTTATCAAACCACTTCTGTAAATTCAGTTTATGGAGCTTTTCCTATTCTACACATCATCTTTTTTGTACCCTTGATATTGATTATTTTCAAAAGACCTAACCTGAGATTTTCTTTGTGGAGACTACTCTCAATATGGGTTATCTTTCCAACTATTGTTTTCTTCACTTTCAATAACAATCGAATTTTCAATCTTTTTGATCTGATCTTTGAATAG
- the rplT gene encoding 50S ribosomal protein L20: MPRSVNVVAARARRKKTMKLAKGYFGRRKNVWTVSKNAVEKGLLYAYEGRKQKKRSFRSIWIQRINAGARQHGMSYSQFMGKVHAKGITLNRKVLADLAMNHPDAFKAVVDQVK; this comes from the coding sequence ATGCCAAGATCAGTAAATGTAGTAGCGGCAAGAGCAAGAAGAAAAAAAACAATGAAACTTGCGAAAGGCTACTTCGGAAGAAGAAAAAACGTATGGACAGTATCTAAAAATGCTGTTGAGAAAGGTTTACTTTACGCATACGAAGGAAGAAAACAAAAGAAAAGATCATTTAGATCTATATGGATTCAGCGTATTAACGCTGGTGCTAGACAACACGGAATGAGTTATTCTCAATTCATGGGGAAAGTTCACGCAAAAGGAATCACTTTAAACAGAAAAGTGCTTGCAGACCTTGCAATGAATCACCCTGACGCTTTTAAAGCGGTTGTTGATCAAGTAAAATAA
- the rpmI gene encoding 50S ribosomal protein L35, whose translation MPKMKTKSSAKKRFKVTGSGKIKRKHAFKSHILTKKSKKRKANLTKATLVHTADEPNVKVQLPKRF comes from the coding sequence ATGCCAAAGATGAAGACGAAATCCAGTGCTAAGAAGAGATTCAAAGTAACTGGATCTGGGAAGATTAAGCGTAAACACGCTTTCAAGAGCCACATCTTAACAAAAAAATCAAAGAAGAGAAAGGCAAACTTAACTAAAGCAACATTGGTTCATACAGCTGATGAGCCAAACGTAAAAGTTCAGTTACCTAAAAGATTCTAA
- the infC gene encoding translation initiation factor IF-3 yields the protein MAIKRKNNRGPYRKQEEAHKVNERITAPKVRVVWDGGAEVMNVKDALRKAEEAELDLVEISPNADPPVCKIIDYKKFLFEQKKKKKELKSKQSKVVIKEIRMGPNTEDHDFKFKLKHAQSFLKDGAKVKAYVFFKGRSIVFKDRGEILLLKFAQELEEYGSVEQLPKLEGKKMIMMINPKKK from the coding sequence ATAGCAATAAAAAGAAAAAATAACCGCGGGCCTTATAGAAAACAAGAAGAGGCTCATAAAGTTAACGAGAGAATTACAGCTCCAAAAGTACGCGTTGTATGGGACGGAGGTGCTGAGGTTATGAACGTAAAAGATGCTTTAAGAAAAGCAGAAGAAGCTGAATTAGACTTGGTTGAAATCTCTCCAAATGCAGATCCACCGGTTTGTAAAATTATTGACTATAAGAAGTTTCTGTTCGAACAAAAGAAGAAAAAGAAAGAACTAAAATCTAAACAGTCTAAAGTTGTTATAAAGGAGATTCGCATGGGTCCTAACACTGAAGATCACGATTTTAAGTTCAAACTTAAACACGCGCAGTCTTTTTTAAAGGACGGAGCTAAAGTTAAGGCATACGTTTTCTTCAAAGGAAGAAGTATTGTATTTAAAGACAGAGGAGAAATTTTATTATTGAAATTTGCTCAAGAGTTGGAAGAATACGGTTCAGTAGAACAACTGCCAAAATTAGAGGGTAAGAAAATGATCATGATGATCAACCCTAAGAAAAAGTAA